One genomic segment of Balneolaceae bacterium includes these proteins:
- a CDS encoding T9SS type A sorting domain-containing protein, whose product MPIFKQLNQEEYVWEPVENDDAELNTGDAVIAYVYGDDDNNGSDDGFPKTLTSSTGNWLNLDGSYEESFFYDPDQQETEDSFYLWGNPYPIAIDLCEADLNNIPKNAYFWNPAANDGNGDYMNLSCDGGDDVVIAPFQSIWLRLTDANNSMELPAGTYVEADVNGYFKDDEPSDRFLITMNVNSEDQQKTSFTNTTRILFDDEASTGSDLIDAPKLSSAGLAQNYLSFYSLDEENNPYALQALPTAMDEKIRIPLDIQTTESGRFTMDWNLPESHTFIGSYFLRDNETGEVMELREGSTYSFEINPEQTSKVLETLEVSGEERSAKSLEDFADLDVAASQPSERLERSDGSTPRFELLIASVGVDGLTELGATPDNFTLAQNYPNPFNPTTVISYQLPVSSEVRLEVYDMLGRNVATLVNEQVSAGRHTVNFDARNLSSGVYLYRLVAGSQIMTRKLTILK is encoded by the coding sequence TTGCCAATATTCAAACAGCTAAACCAGGAAGAGTATGTGTGGGAGCCGGTGGAAAATGATGATGCTGAATTGAATACTGGGGATGCAGTCATCGCGTATGTGTATGGTGACGATGACAACAACGGTTCGGATGATGGATTCCCCAAAACGCTGACCAGCTCCACCGGCAACTGGCTCAACCTGGATGGAAGTTATGAAGAGAGCTTTTTTTACGACCCCGATCAGCAGGAAACGGAAGACAGTTTCTATCTGTGGGGAAATCCTTACCCGATTGCGATAGATCTGTGCGAAGCGGATCTAAACAATATTCCAAAAAACGCCTATTTCTGGAATCCGGCAGCCAACGATGGCAACGGAGATTATATGAACCTGAGCTGTGACGGCGGTGATGATGTGGTGATCGCCCCGTTCCAGTCGATCTGGCTGCGGCTCACGGATGCAAATAACAGCATGGAACTTCCGGCCGGTACGTATGTGGAAGCGGATGTAAACGGATACTTTAAAGACGACGAGCCGTCAGACCGCTTCCTGATCACGATGAATGTGAACAGCGAAGATCAGCAGAAAACATCCTTCACCAACACTACCCGTATTCTGTTTGATGATGAAGCCTCCACAGGGTCCGATTTGATCGATGCTCCGAAACTAAGTTCAGCAGGCCTGGCACAGAACTATCTGTCGTTTTACTCTCTGGATGAGGAAAACAATCCCTACGCATTGCAGGCTCTTCCCACAGCGATGGACGAGAAAATCAGAATCCCGCTGGACATCCAAACCACCGAGTCCGGCAGGTTTACGATGGACTGGAATCTCCCCGAATCGCATACCTTCATCGGCAGTTACTTTCTGCGGGATAATGAAACAGGTGAAGTGATGGAGCTTAGGGAAGGGTCAACGTACAGTTTTGAGATTAATCCAGAGCAAACCTCCAAGGTTTTGGAAACCTTGGAGGTTTCAGGCGAAGAAAGATCCGCGAAGTCTTTAGAAGACTTCGCGGATCTGGACGTGGCAGCAAGCCAGCCGTCAGAACGCTTGGAGCGGTCAGACGGCTCCACTCCTCGTTTCGAACTGTTAATTGCATCTGTTGGCGTAGACGGTTTAACCGAACTCGGCGCCACACCCGATAACTTCACCCTGGCGCAGAACTACCCGAACCCGTTCAACCCTACAACAGTGATCAGTTATCAATTACCCGTGAGCAGTGAGGTTCGGCTTGAAGTCTATGATATGCTTGGACGGAATGTAGCCACACTGGTGAATGAACAAGTATCGGCCGGCCGGCACACCGTTAACTTTGATGCGAGGAATTTGTCAAGCGGGGTGTATTTGTACAGACTGGTAGCTGGCAGCCAAATTATGACGAGGAAACTGACAATACTAAAATAA
- a CDS encoding GLUG motif-containing protein: MRSETIMDAHYILVADIDLTTATGDPSGAYWNGGDGWDPIATYNSRFKGSFNGNGHTITGLFIDRRDENYIGLFGAIDAGVELSNIGMVAVDLTGDRYAGGLVGVSIGEVMNSYATGNVKGNFIVGGLVGQNLNGDITGSYATANVNISGNTAGGLVGLNDGSISNSHATGSVNGAFNISGLVGTNGGIISNTYATGNVSGTGLIGGLVGSIEPGNTITNSYWNTETSGTNTGAGEGDASGTTGLTSTQMRQEASFTDFDFTDTWQIESGMYTSYPYLQEITYDEPGAEPEVNPIPGLFRIFPDENNVLFVDQNVDGGDGSGNSWENAIPELRDALSWAGENWDGDTDGTLQIWVADGLYVPTSDDTDRGATFLLVNNVEIYGGFDGGESSLSGRDWETNETILSGDIDGNDNPFAPDTDSDNYSETLSQTDHIQGTNSYHVVTGSGTGNTALLDGFTITAGNTYNASAPHQNGGGIYNENGNPTLKNLVIEGNRALLVGGGIFNTENSFLTLNNVVLAHNTAFFGGGMANDNSRSTLVNVRMESNSAYAEGGAISGGLNGSLLIINAVFVDNSALGSGAAGGALSIGDSDVILINATVVNNSAENGIGGAIFSNGDMRIVNSIFWGNSAEDEANEFFNGEDATTDIKNSILNVGGADDVVREGTLVCNSCSDLDPIFADPVNGDYTLQHVSPAINAGTNAPYESGGDAEGMTTDFAGNDRIYDGGTVDMGAYEFQGEPLLPPDPIVLTAPEDEAVNVSLSPEFTWEPDETVTNYRLIISENNDFSDFLIDESDNVNNTYEPPNNLENSTTYYWKVQGLNEAGSGEWSEVFSFSTIPESSEIVILTDPADEAEDVPLRPLFEWNQADGADTYDLVVSPNGDFSDPVINESEITDTEFQTTTELDFSTMYYWRVRGVNTGGAGDWSETFSFTTLDQPEASDNRILVANNQSYTFSPADFGVTDNNYIVIIEDMSGFNGVLELDGGEVSTSDEISVGNIDNEQLIYTPSSEEYGYGYDSFQFSIKDAGGNTSEDSYTMSLDVAATSVNLSYEGEGWRFLSSPADGETVGDLFEPIWTQGFPGSDSPGADFANIQTAKPGRVCVGAGGK; the protein is encoded by the coding sequence ATGAGATCCGAAACGATCATGGACGCCCACTACATCCTGGTTGCCGATATCGACTTAACCACCGCCACCGGCGACCCCTCAGGAGCCTACTGGAACGGCGGGGATGGCTGGGATCCTATAGCTACGTACAATAGTCGATTCAAAGGTAGTTTTAATGGGAATGGACATACTATTACCGGGTTGTTTATAGATCGCAGAGATGAAAATTATATCGGATTGTTCGGAGCGATTGATGCGGGCGTAGAGCTCAGCAATATAGGTATGGTAGCTGTAGACCTGACCGGCGATCGATATGCAGGTGGCCTGGTGGGCGTTTCTATTGGTGAAGTCATGAACAGCTACGCCACAGGTAACGTGAAAGGTAATTTCATTGTCGGTGGCCTGGTGGGTCAAAATTTAAATGGCGACATCACGGGTAGCTATGCCACGGCTAATGTGAATATCAGCGGAAATACGGCCGGTGGTCTGGTGGGGTTAAATGATGGTAGCATATCCAATAGTCATGCTACGGGTAGTGTGAATGGAGCCTTCAACATCAGCGGTTTGGTGGGGACAAATGGTGGTATCATATCCAATACTTATGCTACGGGTAATGTGAGTGGAACAGGTTTAATCGGTGGCTTGGTGGGTTCAATTGAGCCTGGTAACACAATCACCAACAGCTACTGGAATACCGAAACCAGTGGTACTAACACTGGCGCTGGAGAAGGAGACGCTTCAGGAACTACTGGCCTTACCAGTACCCAGATGCGACAGGAGGCCTCGTTTACCGATTTCGATTTTACAGATACCTGGCAGATTGAATCCGGCATGTACACCTCTTATCCATACCTGCAGGAGATAACCTACGACGAACCGGGAGCCGAGCCGGAAGTCAATCCCATTCCCGGCTTGTTTAGAATTTTTCCCGATGAGAATAACGTACTGTTTGTCGACCAAAACGTAGATGGCGGCGACGGGAGCGGTAACTCCTGGGAGAACGCCATTCCCGAACTGCGTGATGCGCTGAGCTGGGCAGGTGAAAACTGGGACGGGGATACCGACGGCACACTGCAAATCTGGGTGGCGGATGGATTGTACGTTCCCACCAGCGATGATACCGACCGCGGGGCCACTTTCCTGTTGGTAAACAATGTAGAAATATATGGCGGGTTTGATGGTGGAGAATCCAGTCTTTCTGGGCGTGATTGGGAAACAAACGAAACCATCCTCAGCGGGGATATTGACGGGAATGACAACCCGTTTGCCCCGGATACCGACAGTGACAACTATTCAGAAACCCTGTCCCAAACCGACCACATTCAAGGTACCAACAGTTATCATGTGGTCACCGGTAGTGGGACTGGCAATACAGCCCTGTTGGATGGATTTACTATCACAGCCGGTAACACTTATAATGCAAGTGCCCCTCATCAGAACGGCGGCGGAATATATAACGAAAATGGCAATCCCACCCTTAAAAATCTCGTCATTGAAGGTAACCGGGCACTTTTAGTCGGTGGGGGGATATTTAATACAGAAAACAGTTTTCTAACACTGAATAATGTAGTTCTGGCACATAACACCGCATTTTTTGGAGGTGGAATGGCTAACGACAACAGCCGTTCCACCTTGGTCAATGTACGTATGGAATCCAACAGTGCATATGCTGAGGGCGGGGCCATAAGCGGAGGTTTAAACGGTTCTCTCTTAATCATAAATGCTGTTTTTGTTGATAACAGCGCATTAGGCAGTGGAGCCGCCGGCGGTGCCCTGTCTATCGGAGATAGTGATGTTATATTAATTAATGCAACGGTCGTTAATAATAGTGCAGAGAATGGGATAGGGGGTGCAATTTTTAGCAATGGCGATATGAGGATTGTAAATTCAATCTTTTGGGGAAATTCGGCAGAAGATGAAGCGAATGAATTTTTCAACGGTGAAGATGCAACAACCGATATCAAAAATTCTATCCTGAATGTTGGGGGGGCGGATGATGTCGTTAGAGAGGGCACTTTGGTTTGTAATAGTTGTTCAGACCTTGATCCAATCTTTGCTGATCCCGTCAACGGCGACTATACTCTGCAACATGTTAGTCCGGCCATCAACGCGGGAACCAACGCTCCCTACGAGTCCGGCGGGGATGCTGAAGGAATGACCACCGACTTTGCCGGCAACGACCGTATCTACGATGGCGGAACGGTTGATATGGGCGCCTACGAATTCCAGGGCGAGCCCCTTTTACCGCCGGACCCAATTGTATTAACTGCACCGGAAGATGAAGCTGTGAACGTAAGTCTTTCTCCTGAGTTTACCTGGGAGCCTGATGAAACAGTTACGAACTACCGCTTGATCATTTCTGAGAATAATGATTTTTCTGATTTTTTAATTGATGAGTCTGACAACGTAAACAATACCTATGAGCCGCCAAACAATCTGGAAAATTCTACGACCTATTACTGGAAGGTTCAGGGATTGAATGAAGCGGGAAGCGGAGAATGGAGCGAGGTTTTTAGTTTTTCCACGATTCCCGAAAGCTCTGAGATTGTGATTCTGACCGATCCGGCTGATGAAGCTGAGGACGTTCCGTTGAGGCCACTCTTTGAATGGAACCAGGCCGATGGAGCCGATACCTACGACCTGGTCGTATCGCCCAACGGCGATTTTTCCGATCCCGTGATTAACGAAAGTGAAATTACAGATACCGAATTTCAAACGACTACAGAACTGGACTTCTCAACGATGTATTACTGGCGCGTACGCGGCGTAAATACGGGTGGCGCGGGAGACTGGAGTGAAACCTTCAGTTTTACCACCCTGGATCAACCAGAAGCGTCTGATAACCGCATTCTGGTTGCGAATAACCAATCCTACACATTCAGTCCCGCCGATTTTGGAGTAACGGACAACAATTACATTGTGATTATCGAGGACATGAGCGGGTTCAATGGAGTTCTGGAACTGGACGGCGGTGAGGTGTCCACAAGCGATGAAATTTCCGTCGGCAATATTGATAATGAACAATTGATTTACACGCCATCTTCAGAAGAGTACGGGTATGGCTACGACAGTTTCCAGTTTTCCATCAAAGATGCCGGTGGAAACACCAGCGAAGACTCCTACACGATGAGCCTGGATGTAGCCGCTACAAGTGTCAATTTAAGCTACGAGGGAGAGGGCTGGAGATTTTTGAGCTCGCCGGCGGACGGAGAAACCGTAGGAGATCTTTTTGAGCCGATCTGGACGCAGGGATTTCCCGGTTCAGACAGCCCGGGAGCGGACTTTGCCAATATTCAAACAGCTAAACCAGGAAGAGTATGTGTGGGAGCCGGTGGAAAATGA
- a CDS encoding hybrid sensor histidine kinase/response regulator transcription factor: protein MSPERTIFRYKLDDVQSEWEISNDIREAAFTNVPPGWHTFHLEAYQPNEQEEIKTATIDIFIPYYFYETNWFYGIMILLGLCSMYGGIRYRTRLLKRRERELQTRVSQQTQELQEAAEQKSRFFSGITHELKTPLSLIASPLDDLLEDGIELSEKNTKERLQLMKRNSDRLQNLVDQILGVSKLNADKLSLTFKPVDIAELTGQLLGQFQSSLDQKEITLSFESDKIDEKIYLDTDAWERIIINLMSNAIKFSPRKSTIQVNLSNLGDSVALRIKDEGVGIDKEEAEKVFDYLYQAEGAYSAEGTGIGLYLVKGLVDRMGGEVRVVSNKGEGAEFIVTMKKGYSHLRDSDTIIHFPVSRPVEQKKKETDKDLSINQHGISSKKEHLLLVEDNDDFRNYLQSVLSEEYQVTVAREGTEALELLQEEKVDLVISDVMMPKMNGLEFVNNLRKQEEYKKLPVIFLSAKNLDTDKEAGLSSGADVYLTKPIKSKLLLSQIEAVLRRESILKGNQLHEEDGEDELVKEVREIVYRQLANQALSVELLADALFVSRSKLYADWKEVCDTSLNAFIKKLRLDEARKLIKEQNFSVQEAATAVGFPDPNYFSTSFKKEFGVSPSEV, encoded by the coding sequence GTGTCTCCTGAGCGCACAATTTTTCGATACAAATTAGATGATGTACAAAGTGAATGGGAAATATCCAATGATATTCGGGAGGCTGCATTTACAAATGTGCCGCCGGGCTGGCACACGTTTCATCTGGAGGCGTATCAACCCAATGAACAGGAAGAGATAAAAACTGCCACCATAGACATCTTCATTCCATACTATTTTTATGAAACCAATTGGTTTTATGGAATTATGATTCTTCTTGGCCTTTGTAGTATGTATGGCGGAATCCGCTATCGCACGCGTTTATTGAAGAGGCGTGAAAGGGAGCTTCAAACCAGGGTCAGTCAACAGACACAAGAATTGCAGGAAGCCGCTGAACAGAAATCCCGTTTCTTTTCAGGGATTACCCACGAACTTAAAACGCCATTATCTCTCATTGCCAGTCCGCTGGATGATCTCCTGGAAGACGGAATAGAGCTGTCTGAGAAAAATACGAAGGAACGGCTTCAACTCATGAAACGAAACAGCGACCGACTGCAAAACCTGGTCGATCAAATCCTGGGAGTGAGTAAGCTGAACGCAGACAAGCTCTCGCTCACTTTCAAACCCGTGGATATTGCGGAACTCACCGGACAACTTTTAGGGCAGTTTCAGTCGAGTCTTGATCAGAAAGAGATTACACTAAGCTTTGAATCAGATAAGATTGATGAAAAAATTTACCTGGATACTGATGCCTGGGAGCGAATTATCATCAATTTGATGAGCAATGCTATTAAGTTTTCACCACGGAAATCCACCATTCAGGTCAACCTATCGAACCTGGGTGATTCTGTAGCTTTGAGGATTAAAGACGAGGGAGTGGGGATTGATAAAGAGGAGGCCGAAAAAGTATTCGATTATTTGTACCAGGCTGAGGGCGCCTACTCTGCTGAAGGAACGGGCATTGGGCTGTACCTCGTAAAAGGGTTGGTGGATCGTATGGGGGGAGAGGTTCGAGTTGTCTCAAATAAAGGCGAAGGTGCGGAATTTATCGTAACTATGAAGAAGGGATACTCGCATTTAAGAGATTCAGATACCATTATTCATTTCCCTGTATCACGCCCTGTGGAACAAAAGAAGAAAGAAACAGACAAGGATCTGTCTATCAACCAACATGGAATCTCATCAAAAAAAGAACACCTGCTTTTGGTTGAGGACAACGACGATTTCAGGAATTACCTTCAATCTGTTTTATCTGAAGAGTATCAAGTAACCGTTGCACGTGAGGGAACGGAAGCACTTGAGTTATTGCAAGAAGAAAAAGTGGACCTCGTGATATCGGATGTAATGATGCCGAAAATGAATGGCCTGGAGTTTGTGAATAACCTGCGGAAACAGGAAGAATACAAGAAATTGCCGGTGATTTTCTTATCTGCAAAAAACCTTGACACGGACAAAGAAGCCGGGCTCTCCTCCGGTGCGGATGTTTACCTGACGAAGCCGATTAAAAGTAAACTCTTGTTATCTCAAATTGAGGCAGTATTACGAAGAGAAAGCATTTTAAAAGGCAACCAGCTGCACGAAGAAGATGGAGAGGATGAACTCGTAAAGGAAGTTCGGGAAATTGTATACCGGCAATTGGCAAACCAGGCCTTAAGTGTAGAATTACTGGCTGATGCACTTTTTGTAAGCCGCTCGAAATTATACGCAGACTGGAAAGAAGTTTGCGATACCTCCCTGAATGCATTCATTAAAAAATTACGCCTTGATGAAGCCAGGAAATTAATCAAAGAACAGAACTTTAGCGTCCAAGAAGCAGCTACAGCTGTTGGTTTTCCCGATCCGAATTACTTTTCTACCAGCTTTAAGAAAGAGTTTGGTGTGAGTCCTTCGGAGGTGTAA
- a CDS encoding T9SS type A sorting domain-containing protein translates to MAVSQQSDLTDAVGADGSVARFELLIAATGVDGLTELGAIPDDFTLAQNYPNPFNPTTVISYQLPVRSEVRLEVYDMLGRNVATLVNGQVSAGRHTINFDARNLSSGVYLYRLVAGSQIMTRKLTILK, encoded by the coding sequence ATGGCAGTAAGCCAGCAGTCAGACCTGACAGATGCTGTCGGGGCAGACGGCTCCGTTGCCCGCTTCGAACTGCTGATTGCCGCCACCGGCGTGGACGGCCTGACCGAACTCGGCGCGATTCCAGATGACTTCACCCTGGCCCAGAACTACCCGAACCCGTTCAACCCTACTACAGTGATCAGTTACCAGTTACCCGTGAGAAGTGAGGTGCGCCTTGAAGTGTATGATATGCTTGGGCGCAATGTTGCAACGCTGGTGAATGGCCAAGTCTCGGCCGGGCGGCATACCATAAACTTTGATGCAAGGAATCTGTCGAGTGGAGTGTATTTGTACAGGCTTGTTGCGGGCAGCCAGATCATGACGAGGAAACTGACAATATTGAAGTAG
- a CDS encoding BspA family leucine-rich repeat surface protein, with the protein MDNRGDLTITFPSEGTYRVEISGIFPRIYFNNEEDKEKILTIEQWGDVAWESMENAFYGAANLTYNASDIPDLSKVTTLQNMFREALQFNGEIGGWNTTNVTDMRGMFKGAMSFNQDISGWNVSNVETMNGLFHGASSFNQDLNNWNTGNVSSMHLMFGGALKFDGDLSNWDVSSVTDMGQMFSGATSFNRDIGTWDVSNVETLWFMFQNASSFNQDIGGWITENVTDMGAMFFNATAFDQDISDWNTENVTEMRWMFKNASAFNQDIGSWDTGNVGNMVEMFKGAESFNQDLGNWDISGVNSSKVFKGMTEMFDNSGLSTENYDATLTGWESQAVQNDMILGADGLTYCNGKDAREALIDDHNWTINDDGLAAGCTLA; encoded by the coding sequence ATGGACAATCGAGGTGATCTGACCATCACATTCCCATCGGAAGGCACCTACCGGGTGGAGATTTCGGGTATTTTTCCCAGAATCTATTTCAATAATGAAGAGGATAAGGAGAAAATCCTCACCATCGAACAGTGGGGTGATGTAGCCTGGGAAAGCATGGAGAATGCTTTTTACGGTGCCGCCAATTTAACATATAACGCATCCGATATACCTGATCTTTCTAAGGTTACCACCTTACAGAACATGTTCCGTGAAGCTTTACAATTCAATGGAGAAATTGGTGGCTGGAATACCACCAATGTGACGGACATGAGAGGAATGTTTAAAGGTGCAATGTCTTTTAATCAGGATATCTCCGGATGGAATGTCTCTAATGTTGAGACCATGAATGGATTATTCCATGGCGCGAGTTCCTTTAATCAAGATTTAAATAACTGGAATACCGGCAACGTCAGCTCTATGCATTTGATGTTTGGAGGTGCCTTAAAATTTGATGGAGATTTGAGCAACTGGGATGTGAGCAGCGTAACCGATATGGGTCAAATGTTTAGTGGCGCTACCTCCTTTAACCGTGATATTGGCACCTGGGACGTGTCTAATGTAGAGACGTTGTGGTTTATGTTTCAAAACGCGAGCTCCTTTAATCAGGATATCGGCGGCTGGATCACTGAAAATGTTACGGATATGGGAGCAATGTTTTTCAATGCTACTGCCTTTGATCAGGATATCAGCGATTGGAATACCGAAAACGTTACAGAGATGAGATGGATGTTCAAAAATGCGTCAGCTTTCAATCAGGACATCGGGAGCTGGGATACGGGCAACGTCGGGAATATGGTAGAGATGTTTAAAGGCGCAGAATCATTCAATCAGGATTTGGGGAATTGGGATATTAGCGGCGTTAACTCTTCCAAGGTGTTCAAAGGCATGACAGAAATGTTTGATAATTCTGGCCTCTCCACAGAAAACTACGATGCCACGCTTACCGGCTGGGAATCTCAGGCCGTTCAAAATGATATGATATTAGGAGCTGATGGTCTTACCTATTGTAATGGAAAAGATGCCCGTGAGGCATTGATCGATGACCATAACTGGACCATTAATGATGATGGTCTTGCTGCCGGCTGTACACTCGCCTGA
- a CDS encoding BspA family leucine-rich repeat surface protein: MAEDCGEFRPFITTWKTDNDGASNDNQITIPTEGGGYEYDVYWEDTTDSSINGTETGNTGDLTITFPSASTYRVEITGDFPRIFINDEGDKEKILTIEQWGDVAWNSMEDAFFGASNLTYNATDAPNLSLVTNLSSMFSVFPAGSSFNGDLSNWNVSTVTDMSAMFSGATTFNGNVGTWDVSSVTDMSFMFNNASSFNGDLSEWDVGKVTNMRNMFAGASSFNKDVSVWDVQSVTNMRRMFLSASSFNGDLSDWDVSSVESMYAMFAEASSFNSDLSDWDVSSVRSMVFLFSGASSFNEDLGNWDISGITNSNANVGMNSMFDNSGLSTENYDNTLIGWEAQSVQNDIELGAAGLTYCSGQAARQALIDDHNWTINDDALAESCGEFRPFITTWKTDKPGDSNDDQIEIPSLQSRGYEYDYDVYWEKIAAPLDKRNGNGQSR, translated from the coding sequence TTGGCAGAGGATTGCGGAGAGTTCCGTCCATTTATCACCACCTGGAAAACAGATAACGATGGTGCCTCAAACGATAATCAAATCACAATCCCCACCGAAGGCGGCGGATACGAGTATGACGTCTACTGGGAGGATACGACCGACTCATCAATAAACGGTACGGAAACGGGCAACACGGGTGATCTGACCATCACGTTCCCCTCGGCAAGTACATACCGGGTGGAGATAACAGGCGATTTTCCACGGATCTTTATCAATGATGAGGGTGATAAAGAGAAGATTCTTACCATCGAGCAGTGGGGAGATGTTGCCTGGAATTCGATGGAAGATGCATTTTTTGGAGCCTCGAATTTAACGTATAACGCCACAGATGCGCCGAATTTATCTCTCGTTACCAATTTATCCTCCATGTTTTCAGTGTTCCCTGCTGGCAGCTCCTTCAATGGAGACCTGAGTAATTGGAATGTCAGTACCGTGACCGACATGTCAGCTATGTTCTCAGGGGCAACCACCTTCAACGGAAATGTAGGAACCTGGGATGTGAGTAGCGTAACGGATATGTCATTTATGTTCAACAACGCTTCCTCCTTTAACGGGGATCTGAGTGAATGGGATGTGGGCAAAGTGACCAATATGAGAAACATGTTTGCCGGGGCCAGCTCCTTCAACAAAGACGTGAGTGTTTGGGATGTGCAGAGTGTCACGAATATGAGGCGTATGTTCCTATCTGCAAGTTCATTCAATGGGGATTTAAGCGATTGGGACGTTAGCAGTGTGGAAAGTATGTATGCGATGTTTGCTGAGGCCAGCTCCTTCAATAGCGATCTGAGCGACTGGGATGTGAGCAGTGTTCGGAGTATGGTCTTTTTGTTTTCGGGTGCTTCTTCATTCAATGAGGACCTGGGGAATTGGGATATCAGCGGTATTACGAATTCCAACGCAAACGTAGGTATGAACTCTATGTTTGACAATTCCGGACTCTCGACAGAAAACTACGACAACACGTTGATTGGCTGGGAAGCTCAATCCGTTCAAAATGATATAGAATTGGGAGCAGCCGGACTCACATACTGTAGTGGCCAGGCTGCCCGACAGGCGTTAATCGACGACCACAACTGGACCATCAATGACGATGCCCTGGCAGAAAGCTGCGGTGAATTTCGTCCTTTCATCACCACCTGGAAAACCGATAAACCGGGTGATTCAAACGACGATCAAATAGAGATTCCTTCTTTACAATCACGTGGTTATGAGTACGATTATGACGTTTATTGGGAGAAAATAGCGGCACCCCTCGATAAACGGAACGGAAATGGACAATCGAGGTGA